The sequence below is a genomic window from Vibrio mangrovi.
ATCATCCGTCGTTCCGACTGACCTTCTGATAATTCCAGATGACTGAAACTCATCTGATGCCGAATTTTATGGGCTGGTGTCTGAATCATCTGCGGCAATAGCGACAGACATTTCAGAGCCATGTGTGAATGAGTGGATTGCTCAGGAAAAGTATGGGTAAAAGCCTGACTATAGTGTTGATTGGTAAATGCGACTTTATTTTTCGCCCGGATCAGAGCGCAGATGATCGAATCCTGTGCCGAGCCAAATGGCATCAGACAGAGGTCGAATGACGACTTTCTTAACACCGATAAAGTACTGAAACATTGCCGCAGTCTGCTAAAAGAGAACTGACTGAAGACAAATTTACCGACTCCTATATGGGCAAATATGTCCCGCTGTTGCGGAGATTTAAGCACCAGAGTGATATGGGCATGAGGAAAGGTCTGTCTGACCTGACGGATAAATGGTATCAGAAAAACCGTATTTCCCACCCGGCTGTTATTGCGTACGATGACTATACGGTGAACCCTGTTCGTCGGAAGTAAGGCATCATCAAGCATGGTACGGTTTTTTATCATTCCCAGAAACCCGTTCAGAAACACAGACATCCGTTTCTTCCGGGCGCGATCAAATCGGCGTAAAGCATTTTTCAGATGTAATTTCGTGTAGGCCGGTAACCTGCTCATTTGCGTCCCCTTAGATTTTCATCTTACTAACTGATGAAAGAGTCTAAGGGGCAAATATTAAGATTTACTTAAGGACCGGCCTGCCAGTCTAAATCGACACCGTAATCCAGCGGTGATCGATCCCTTGCCCCGGTGTGTTTTCCGGTTTCCCGGATACGGAATGATCAACAATCTTACCGTTTTCAAACTGAATCAGCTGATCCGCCAGATGGAAATAACGGTCATCATGACTAATCACAATCACCAGTTTATTCTGACGTTTCAGCTCAGGGATAATCCGGGTGTAAAAGATTTCCCGGAAACGGGGATCCTGATCAGCGGCCCACTCATCGTACAGGCAGACCGGCGTATTCTCGATATAAGACATCAGCAACGCCAGACGCTTTTTCTGCCCCTGAGACATGGCAACGGAAGAAAGTTTGCCATCTTTTGAGGTGACTTTGCTGCCAAGCTCCAGATCCAGCAGGTACTTCTCAATCACCGCATCACTTTCCGGTTCTCCGGCTTCGTTCAGGACATGCTCAAACAAGTGAAAGTCAGAAAAGATGGTTGAAAACATCTGTTGATATTCATGCAGTTCAATCGTGTCTGACACCACCTGCTCATCCAGCCGGATTGTCCCCTGACTCGGCTGATACAACCCGACCAGCAGTTTGGCAAATGTCGATTTACCGCTCCCGTTACCACCAGTGAGAAATATCGCTTCTCCACGCCGGAATGCAGCATGAACCGGACCAACGTGGAATGTATATTCATCATCACTGTCCGGCTGATACTGAAACTGAAGATTCTCAACAGACAGCGTTTGCCAGGAATCACACGCTGCTGACGACTCGCTCTCACCTTCGGTGGTACGCTCAAAGTCATCCAGATCAGCCAGCGCCAGTTCTTCAATCTTGCGGTAAGACGCCGAACAGTCACTGAAGCGGTTGATCGAATCAACCACACTCTGCAACGGATTCACCATATACAGAATGGTCAGAACAAATGTCACCACGACTTCAAGCGGCACATCGGGAAAATAAACCCGGCTGCCGAAGACAATCACCCCAATCACAAAAAACACCAGAGTGGAAGCCATACTGCCCAGCATAGTAAAAATCACCGAAACCTTGATACTTCGCTGGCGAATGGCCTTGAAGTTAGGTTCAAGAATCTGGTTGTAGGTAAAACGACGCCGATTGGCATTGATACTCAGCTCTTTAATCCCGTCAACCAGCGTTCTTAATCCTGAGAACATCTCATCTTCGTATTCCCGCAGCAGCGTGTAGTGACGAAAACCGATTTTCAGGAAGAACTTTGCAATGATGATAATCGCGGAAATCAAAATAAAGACCACCACAAACAACTGCCAGGAGGTATACATCATGTATCCCAGACACAACAGCACACTCACCAGGCTATACATGAAACCGGGCAGGATCAGTAACCCGTCCGACAGCTTCGTCACATCGGTTTTCATCGCAGCCATAACCCGGTGCCCGCCGATTTTTTCCAGCATTGCATAAGACGTCGACAACAGACGTTTTGCCAGCGCATCCCGGAACTCATAGACAATCCGCGCACTGAGCTTTGCCAGCAGATAGCGGGAAGTCAGACTGAACAGCAGCACAACGAAAACAGCCCCGACAAAAATCAGGAAAGCATGAGGGCCGGGAGATTTCCCGGCACCAATCAAACTGACCTGAGTGGTCATGATTTTCAGCATCAGAATCCCTGCCAGCGCACCAATGACGCTCAGGAATGTTGCCGATAAAATCGACCATTTAAAACGACTTAAAATGGATTTAAACATGTCGCATCCTCATCGTTTGAATTCAACTGGTTTGGTATCAGTATGCTTACCGACAGCCGGTAACACAGCATCCTGCCGCTTTGATGCTGCACGCAGGGTAATTGCCTGAGAAATCGCAGCACCGGTAGTCGTCACATAAGGATGCATGACCAGAACTTCATGCTCTCCGGGAACCGTAACCAGCCTGATTTGATCGGTCGGTAAAACCTGATCCCAGCCCAGATAAGGCGCAACAGACGGCGAATCCTGTGCCGCAATCATATCAATGTGAACCGCCAGCGGCAGCGCCTGATAATCCATCCGGATGAAATCCTTCTGGTGAATCAGCATCTGGCTGAAATAGTGCTCATCCCAGCCGGGAGGAAGACATGCCAGCTGATCGGCAATATGATAATAATCCTGCCAGTCTCCCTGTTCCGGTAATGCAGTCTCCTGTTCCGGAAGATGTGCAACCAGATACTGGACGATAGCGCGAGCCAGCGTACTCGTCAGTTCCTCATCAGACAGATCGGGTTTCTCAACGGTGCCCGGAACCCAGCTATCCAGCATTCCCAGAAACTCAACCGTCTGATCCTGCCCGATCAACTGCGCGGCGACTTCATAAGCAAGTACACCACCGGAAGACCAGCCGAATAAACGATATGGTCCTTGTGGCTGTGTCCGGCGAATCATCTTCACGTAACGTGCCGCCATTTGCTGATACGTTTTCAGTGAAGGTTGCATCCGATCCGGAGCAGACAGTCCGTACACCGGGATATTCTCATCAATCGATGCCGTCAGAGCCGGGGCATACAACAGCTCTCCGCTGAATTCAGGTACGATAAACAGCGGTGTCTGATTGCCTGTCTCGCGGAACGCAAGCACCCGATCAGCGGCTGGCTGTGCCGAAGTAGCCTTCCCGGCCAGCAGATGTAAGGTCGGCGTCGCCATCAATGTCGCCAGATCGAAAGTCAACCCGCGTTTTTGTGCCTCACTGACCATCCTCACGGCCAGCAGTGAATGACCTCCCAGTTCGAAGAAACTATCGTAACGCCCGACCTGTTCTACTCCCAGTACCGACTGCCAGATTTCAGCCAGCGCAGTCTCCGCTTCTCCCTGCGGCGCTTCATACGCACGCCGGACAAAAGCATCGTCAGCCGGTTCAGGTAAAGCGCGGCGATCCAGCTTACCATTTGCCGTCAGTGGCATCGCATCCAGTGCGATCCATGCCACCGGCACCATATAGTCCGGCAACTGCCGGGAGACGG
It includes:
- a CDS encoding glycosyltransferase family 9 protein — its product is MSRLPAYTKLHLKNALRRFDRARKKRMSVFLNGFLGMIKNRTMLDDALLPTNRVHRIVIVRNNSRVGNTVFLIPFIRQVRQTFPHAHITLVLKSPQQRDIFAHIGVGKFVFSQFSFSRLRQCFSTLSVLRKSSFDLCLMPFGSAQDSIICALIRAKNKVAFTNQHYSQAFTHTFPEQSTHSHMALKCLSLLPQMIQTPAHKIRHQMSFSHLELSEGQSERRMICPDEGRCIAFFRGARGNKWLSDEAWLAILDKFEHSSEEKITWVEIMGPEIEAPLKSGAHIYKNASLRELACFLKYTDAFISCDTGPLHLADAADAKCIGLYTHTNPEEYGLLGERCVHIRDITAFDAAKVLRRLFHSPSDSLVKPYRFIPSQVRPLQGNIRITTNALSG
- a CDS encoding cyclic peptide export ABC transporter; translated protein: MFKSILSRFKWSILSATFLSVIGALAGILMLKIMTTQVSLIGAGKSPGPHAFLIFVGAVFVVLLFSLTSRYLLAKLSARIVYEFRDALAKRLLSTSYAMLEKIGGHRVMAAMKTDVTKLSDGLLILPGFMYSLVSVLLCLGYMMYTSWQLFVVVFILISAIIIIAKFFLKIGFRHYTLLREYEDEMFSGLRTLVDGIKELSINANRRRFTYNQILEPNFKAIRQRSIKVSVIFTMLGSMASTLVFFVIGVIVFGSRVYFPDVPLEVVVTFVLTILYMVNPLQSVVDSINRFSDCSASYRKIEELALADLDDFERTTEGESESSAACDSWQTLSVENLQFQYQPDSDDEYTFHVGPVHAAFRRGEAIFLTGGNGSGKSTFAKLLVGLYQPSQGTIRLDEQVVSDTIELHEYQQMFSTIFSDFHLFEHVLNEAGEPESDAVIEKYLLDLELGSKVTSKDGKLSSVAMSQGQKKRLALLMSYIENTPVCLYDEWAADQDPRFREIFYTRIIPELKRQNKLVIVISHDDRYFHLADQLIQFENGKIVDHSVSGKPENTPGQGIDHRWITVSI